One window of the Leptospira ryugenii genome contains the following:
- a CDS encoding class I SAM-dependent rRNA methyltransferase: MYVKLKPGKEKSVLSRHPWIFSGAIQEAEINPKSSAPVEIQNAKGERLAFGDWDGGSQIRVRVFHWTDKETNFDESFWHKRWADIWNRKVSTFLSKDTNAFRFLFSESDLSPGMIVDCYDKTAVILCTTPKARERKEILCTFLKKQGVELIIEKPAKDHLVKEKTNILYGKQKDVYFYESGIQYFLDWEEGQKTGFFLDQKENRDLVKQYAKGKSVLNAFSYSGGFSLASLVGGAVRVDSLDISERAIQILEKNLHSNALVPSKANHRSIQQDAFVFLKNMESDLYDLMILDPPAFSKSVDSIQKASRGYKEINRQALLKIKKNGFLFTFSCSQHISRDLFQKIIFAAAKDAGREARVLKVLSQSPDHGFSIFHPEGEYLKGFLIQVDERG, encoded by the coding sequence ATGTACGTTAAATTAAAACCCGGAAAAGAGAAGTCGGTCCTATCTAGACATCCCTGGATCTTTTCCGGTGCTATCCAAGAAGCTGAAATCAATCCAAAATCATCTGCGCCCGTAGAGATCCAAAACGCAAAAGGCGAACGTCTAGCCTTTGGTGATTGGGATGGGGGTTCCCAAATCAGAGTCCGCGTTTTCCATTGGACTGACAAAGAAACAAATTTCGATGAATCCTTTTGGCATAAGAGGTGGGCTGATATTTGGAATCGAAAGGTCTCAACCTTCCTGAGCAAAGACACCAATGCATTCCGATTTTTGTTCTCCGAATCGGATCTTTCCCCTGGGATGATAGTGGACTGTTATGACAAAACAGCCGTCATCTTATGTACAACACCCAAAGCAAGAGAGCGAAAGGAAATTTTGTGTACATTTTTGAAAAAGCAAGGCGTCGAACTAATCATAGAAAAACCAGCTAAAGATCATTTGGTGAAGGAGAAAACGAACATTTTATACGGCAAACAAAAGGATGTCTATTTCTATGAATCAGGAATCCAATATTTTTTGGACTGGGAAGAAGGCCAAAAAACAGGATTCTTTTTAGACCAGAAGGAAAATCGAGACTTAGTGAAACAGTATGCAAAAGGGAAGTCCGTTTTGAACGCATTTTCTTATTCTGGAGGATTTTCCTTGGCATCGCTTGTGGGAGGCGCAGTACGAGTAGATAGCTTAGATATCTCTGAGAGAGCGATTCAAATCCTAGAAAAAAACTTACACAGCAATGCTTTGGTTCCAAGCAAAGCGAATCATAGAAGCATCCAGCAAGATGCCTTTGTTTTCCTGAAGAATATGGAATCAGATTTATATGATTTAATGATTTTGGATCCTCCAGCATTCAGTAAATCCGTAGATTCAATCCAAAAGGCGAGTCGCGGTTACAAAGAGATCAACCGACAAGCTTTGCTGAAAATTAAAAAAAATGGATTCTTGTTTACGTTCTCTTGCTCACAACATATCTCACGGGATTTATTTCAAAAAATTATCTTTGCGGCCGCAAAGGATGCGGGACGGGAAGCAAGGGTTTTGAAAGTCTTATCCCAGAGTCCAGACCACGGATTTAGCATCTTCCATCCGGAAGGAGAATATTTAAAGGGCTTTCTGATTCAGGTTGATGAAAGAGGGTAG
- the hisD gene encoding histidinol dehydrogenase, with amino-acid sequence MSIPIILTNRVDSSLYRKYLKSAKSDLKDATEKILPILRSVETEGDLALRRFTETFDGIQLESIVWNPMDVQVHIDPDIEKAFLKAKENIESFHRAQLRKDWSIQVDGNRLGVKHSPIPSLSVYAPGGTALYPSSVLMGVIPAIIAGVPEIQLVTPPQKEGLPPILVWLAKILGIKRIITVGGAQGIAACAYGTESVPKSEFVVGPGNTYVAAAKSYLAGLGLIGIDSPAGPSEVCIIADESANPMWLACDMLSQAEHGEDSSAILLTDSEALAKEVSRELEKAFEERPKRLAMKKKAIYENSAILVMPNIEECISFSNELAPEHLEIQTKNPEQVFAGILHAGSVFLGPYSPVAMGDYISGTNHILPTARGSRIYSSLGVDTFLKRVTFQEISRESLSRLYPYVKTMSELEGLDEEHGTSVKVRTEGHQH; translated from the coding sequence ATGTCCATTCCCATCATCCTAACCAATCGAGTGGATTCTTCTTTGTATCGTAAGTATCTAAAATCTGCGAAATCAGATTTGAAGGATGCAACTGAAAAAATCTTACCCATCCTAAGGTCCGTAGAAACAGAGGGTGATTTGGCTCTTCGTCGATTTACAGAAACCTTTGATGGGATTCAACTGGAATCTATCGTTTGGAACCCAATGGATGTTCAGGTTCATATCGATCCGGACATCGAGAAAGCTTTCTTAAAAGCAAAAGAAAATATTGAATCCTTTCACCGAGCGCAATTGCGTAAGGATTGGTCCATACAAGTAGATGGCAATCGTTTGGGAGTGAAACATAGCCCAATTCCCTCCCTATCTGTCTATGCACCAGGCGGCACGGCTCTTTATCCTTCGAGTGTTCTTATGGGTGTCATTCCAGCAATCATTGCTGGTGTTCCAGAAATCCAATTGGTCACACCCCCACAAAAAGAAGGTCTACCACCCATCTTAGTTTGGTTAGCAAAGATATTGGGAATCAAAAGGATCATCACGGTGGGCGGTGCCCAGGGGATAGCTGCTTGTGCTTATGGAACAGAGTCGGTGCCAAAGTCTGAGTTTGTAGTAGGGCCAGGGAATACCTATGTTGCAGCCGCCAAATCATATTTAGCTGGTTTGGGTTTAATTGGAATTGATAGCCCTGCTGGGCCTTCGGAAGTTTGCATCATTGCCGATGAGTCTGCCAATCCTATGTGGCTTGCTTGCGATATGTTATCCCAAGCAGAGCATGGAGAAGATTCCTCTGCAATTTTACTCACAGATAGTGAAGCTTTGGCAAAAGAAGTCTCCAGAGAATTAGAGAAAGCTTTTGAAGAACGTCCCAAGAGACTAGCCATGAAGAAAAAAGCAATTTATGAGAATTCAGCAATCCTAGTAATGCCAAACATAGAAGAATGTATCAGCTTTTCAAATGAACTTGCGCCTGAACATTTGGAGATCCAGACCAAAAACCCCGAGCAAGTGTTTGCAGGCATTCTACATGCAGGATCTGTCTTTTTGGGTCCTTATTCACCAGTAGCAATGGGAGATTATATCAGTGGAACCAATCATATCCTTCCCACAGCCCGGGGAAGTAGAATATATTCGTCTTTAGGAGTCGATACATTTTTAAAAAGGGTGACCTTCCAGGAAATCAGTAGAGAATCTCTTTCCAGGCTTTATCCATATGTTAAAACGATGTCTGAGCTCGAAGGTTTAGATGAAGAGCACGGAACAAGTGTTAAAGTGAGAACGGAAGGACATCAACATTGA
- the panC gene encoding pantoate--beta-alanine ligase, with product MIVAKNLSELKLSIDSAKAKNQKIGFVPTMGYLHQGHISLVEEAKRESGFVVMSIFVNPKQFNDPNDFLKYPVDLDGDLNKCKQAGVDLVFYPSTDDLYPSTGFELVMTLPLLQKNLCGRTRPGHFEGVMLIVSKLFHLVQPDLAYFGQKDFQQFRIIQEMVRILNFPIEVKGIETLREADGLAMSSRNVRLSPKEREVASMIPRMFSLVEKLVKGGERKVSSLREIVSEFFLSESMIKIDYIEFVDPLQLQELDELKDNSLLAIAIFVGQTRLIDNRLLRIS from the coding sequence TTGATCGTCGCCAAGAATCTTTCTGAATTAAAATTGTCTATTGATTCTGCAAAAGCAAAGAATCAAAAGATCGGATTTGTTCCGACTATGGGTTATTTGCACCAAGGTCACATCAGTTTGGTGGAAGAGGCAAAGAGGGAATCTGGCTTTGTGGTCATGTCAATCTTTGTCAATCCTAAACAATTTAATGATCCCAATGATTTTTTGAAATATCCTGTGGATTTGGATGGTGATTTAAACAAATGTAAACAGGCAGGTGTGGATCTTGTCTTTTATCCTTCAACAGATGATCTATATCCTTCAACAGGTTTTGAGCTGGTTATGACTCTTCCCCTCTTACAAAAAAACCTGTGCGGTAGGACAAGGCCTGGTCATTTTGAAGGGGTGATGCTCATAGTTTCAAAATTATTTCATTTGGTCCAACCGGATCTAGCATATTTCGGCCAAAAAGATTTCCAACAATTCAGAATCATCCAAGAGATGGTTAGGATCTTAAACTTCCCGATTGAAGTCAAAGGAATTGAAACTTTACGTGAAGCAGATGGTTTAGCGATGAGCTCACGCAATGTAAGGCTAAGTCCAAAAGAAAGAGAAGTTGCTAGTATGATCCCACGCATGTTTTCTTTGGTTGAAAAACTTGTGAAGGGTGGGGAAAGAAAGGTATCTTCTTTACGAGAGATTGTATCAGAGTTTTTTTTATCAGAATCAATGATAAAAATTGATTATATAGAGTTTGTAGACCCTCTTCAATTACAAGAGTTAGATGAGTTAAAAGACAACTCTCTCTTGGCAATTGCTATCTTTGTAGGCCAAACACGATTGATCGATAATCGACTCCTTAGAATCAGCTAA
- a CDS encoding SpoIIE family protein phosphatase, whose product MIFCLPLILILISTEIFSDKLPISFQIQNVDQVVSLDSDPYKQSFWYVTEGDRSLEALTDISKLQWSEVLVPGNAIKSNPNLAGKKNILLLKKIKLPKEQSGNLALRLGVINDRDVVYWNGKKIAETGKWDSEEPQSYDKIRIYSLPSHLVRFGEENTLLIHVQPYFDYTIGIEQDTTAIGPSELIYKKFYTEEFTKLLFLVVYLSFGSYFLFLFIRRKRESENLFFALFAFNLVFYNVLRNQIKYEFDLPFLFMKRIEYMLLISLIPLMFHFIRNLFDFKYSRFFQILDCLEGLFLLGFVFSKNIEFYNWFTTKFIQPSWIFYTIGILYFLVKRISQKNKKATVILVGVLFVLAASIIDILSTRGYFVFPRLLGYVFLAFIICLSLILANSFVRLHEEVEDLNKNLEKKVNERTEELNHTLEKVSELMEIQDGDYFLTSLLINPLARNDNQSKLITTEFYSKQKKHFSFRGKESEIGGDICISDSIQIKGQRYTVFINGDAMGKSIQGAGGALVLGVVFHAVVTRTKLSENEIDSPEIWLRDLILELQRIYESFDGSMLTSIFLGLIEESSGFMYYVNAEHPWSILYRDEKASFIETELSLRKLGFPRNLDSFRIKTFPLLPGDILICGSDGRDDLAIETQIDQKGRTINEDETLILKFVETGKARLESIVKELETYGELTDDLTLIRVEYFGESEKQISHSPTLEDLDRIRSLYKSQHYTEAIVFIKELVKEYPNHTKLLQYLGKFYLKTKEWSEALQIWEEILKQNPSQEEILLLMSYAYSKLKKYDYACTSAERLYLRNPRHFRNFMNLIALAKKTNQSQKVKQLLRTGVKLFPENPELQALL is encoded by the coding sequence ATGATATTTTGCCTGCCTCTCATTTTGATTCTAATCAGCACAGAAATATTTTCGGATAAACTCCCTATCAGTTTCCAAATTCAGAATGTAGACCAGGTTGTCAGCTTGGATTCTGATCCCTACAAACAATCATTTTGGTATGTCACCGAAGGAGATAGATCTTTAGAGGCACTTACGGACATTTCAAAACTTCAGTGGAGTGAAGTGCTAGTGCCTGGCAATGCCATCAAGTCAAATCCCAATCTGGCAGGCAAAAAAAACATTCTTCTACTCAAAAAAATAAAATTACCAAAAGAGCAGAGCGGAAATTTGGCTCTTCGTTTGGGAGTCATCAATGATAGGGATGTTGTTTACTGGAATGGCAAAAAAATTGCGGAAACGGGCAAATGGGACTCAGAAGAACCACAATCTTATGATAAGATTAGAATCTATTCACTACCTAGCCATTTAGTTCGATTTGGCGAAGAGAATACACTTCTGATTCATGTCCAACCATACTTCGATTATACGATAGGGATAGAACAAGATACAACCGCGATTGGTCCTTCCGAGCTAATATATAAAAAATTCTATACGGAAGAATTTACCAAGTTACTATTTTTGGTAGTATATCTTTCTTTTGGTAGCTACTTCCTTTTTTTGTTTATCAGAAGAAAACGAGAATCCGAAAATCTTTTCTTTGCACTTTTCGCTTTTAATTTAGTATTTTACAATGTATTAAGAAATCAGATCAAATACGAATTTGATCTTCCTTTTCTTTTTATGAAGCGTATTGAATACATGCTTCTCATTTCACTCATCCCTTTAATGTTTCATTTCATTCGAAACCTGTTTGATTTTAAATATTCCAGATTCTTTCAAATTCTTGATTGTCTTGAGGGTTTATTTCTTCTCGGATTTGTATTTTCGAAGAACATTGAATTCTACAATTGGTTTACGACAAAATTTATACAACCGAGCTGGATTTTTTATACGATTGGAATTCTTTACTTTCTAGTTAAACGTATTTCTCAAAAAAATAAAAAGGCAACTGTCATTTTAGTAGGTGTCTTATTCGTTTTAGCTGCGAGTATCATAGATATTCTTTCGACGAGAGGCTACTTCGTTTTTCCTAGATTACTTGGCTATGTTTTTTTAGCATTTATCATCTGCCTTTCACTCATTCTAGCAAATTCCTTTGTGAGACTGCATGAAGAAGTAGAAGATTTGAATAAAAATCTTGAGAAAAAGGTAAATGAAAGAACGGAAGAGTTGAACCATACCTTAGAAAAAGTGAGCGAATTAATGGAAATCCAAGACGGAGATTATTTTTTAACTTCTCTACTCATCAACCCACTTGCACGTAATGACAACCAAAGTAAGCTCATTACAACCGAGTTTTACTCAAAACAAAAGAAACATTTTTCCTTTAGGGGAAAAGAATCCGAAATTGGCGGAGATATCTGCATTTCCGATAGTATCCAAATCAAAGGACAGAGATATACTGTATTTATAAATGGAGATGCTATGGGCAAATCCATCCAAGGAGCTGGAGGAGCACTTGTTTTGGGAGTGGTCTTCCATGCGGTTGTTACACGAACCAAACTTTCCGAGAATGAGATTGATTCACCGGAGATCTGGTTACGAGATCTGATTCTGGAATTGCAAAGGATTTATGAATCCTTTGATGGCTCGATGCTTACATCAATATTTCTCGGTCTCATCGAGGAATCAAGTGGCTTTATGTACTATGTAAACGCAGAACATCCTTGGAGCATACTCTATCGGGATGAAAAGGCATCCTTTATTGAAACTGAACTCTCCTTGCGAAAATTGGGTTTTCCAAGAAACTTAGATTCCTTTCGGATCAAAACCTTTCCCCTATTGCCAGGTGATATTTTGATTTGTGGTTCGGATGGTAGGGATGATCTAGCGATCGAAACTCAAATAGACCAAAAAGGAAGAACCATCAACGAGGATGAAACACTCATTCTGAAATTTGTAGAGACAGGGAAAGCAAGATTAGAATCGATTGTAAAGGAATTGGAGACGTACGGAGAATTGACGGATGATTTAACACTCATTCGAGTAGAGTATTTTGGTGAATCAGAGAAGCAAATCTCTCATTCACCAACACTTGAAGATTTAGACAGGATCCGATCTCTATACAAATCACAACACTATACGGAGGCCATTGTTTTTATAAAAGAACTTGTCAAAGAGTATCCCAATCATACCAAACTGTTACAGTATCTAGGTAAGTTCTATCTGAAGACTAAAGAGTGGTCAGAAGCATTGCAGATTTGGGAGGAGATACTCAAACAAAATCCATCGCAAGAAGAGATTTTACTACTCATGAGTTATGCGTATTCTAAACTAAAGAAGTACGATTATGCATGCACCAGTGCAGAGAGACTTTATCTAAGAAATCCAAGACATTTTCGAAATTTTATGAACCTTATCGCTCTAGCAAAAAAAACCAACCAAAGCCAAAAGGTTAAACAACTCTTACGCACTGGGGTAAAATTATTTCCTGAAAATCCTGAATTACAAGCTTTGCTTTAG
- a CDS encoding undecaprenyl-diphosphate phosphatase has translation MDNQYNAFLRAVIEAVTEFLPVSSTGHLFLFSYFFPFQGLGERSASFEDLFDIFIQSGAILSVLVLYHKKFWEEARKAYYFWFQKKEDGTGALFYQNIAIGIAPIVCLGFALKSVLDRIKESPYLLMILGVAWLLGGLVMVFVEQWREKAGEKEKHLNRKDAFLIGIFQCLALMPGVSRSAATIITARLLGLSKKDSAEFSFFLAVPVLLLAGVYKLYKHRSILNEETISILLFGSIVSFLLCYFVIKLFISFLRRRSFFAFGVYRIVLGALVILYFLRS, from the coding sequence TTGGACAACCAGTACAATGCCTTTCTCCGTGCTGTAATTGAAGCGGTCACGGAGTTTCTGCCCGTTTCCTCAACGGGCCACTTATTTTTATTCAGCTATTTTTTTCCTTTCCAAGGTTTAGGGGAGAGAAGTGCCTCTTTCGAAGACTTGTTTGATATCTTCATTCAGTCGGGTGCCATTCTATCTGTTTTGGTTCTCTACCACAAAAAGTTTTGGGAAGAAGCTAGAAAAGCATACTACTTCTGGTTTCAAAAGAAAGAAGATGGTACAGGCGCTTTATTCTACCAAAACATAGCCATCGGCATTGCTCCCATCGTTTGCCTAGGCTTTGCTCTTAAATCTGTTTTAGATCGCATCAAAGAAAGCCCCTATTTGTTGATGATCCTAGGTGTGGCATGGCTCCTAGGTGGTTTGGTTATGGTATTTGTAGAACAGTGGAGAGAGAAAGCAGGAGAGAAGGAGAAACATCTGAATCGCAAGGATGCTTTCCTGATTGGTATTTTTCAATGTTTAGCTCTAATGCCAGGAGTCTCTAGAAGTGCGGCGACCATTATCACGGCACGCCTTTTGGGATTGTCCAAAAAGGATTCCGCAGAGTTTTCATTTTTTCTGGCAGTGCCAGTTCTTTTGTTAGCTGGCGTATACAAACTGTATAAACACCGTAGTATCTTAAATGAAGAAACAATCAGTATTCTATTGTTTGGTTCTATCGTTTCTTTTTTACTTTGTTATTTTGTGATCAAGCTATTCATTAGCTTTTTGAGACGAAGAAGTTTTTTTGCCTTTGGTGTTTACAGAATCGTTCTTGGTGCTCTAGTGATTCTTTATTTTCTTCGTTCCTAA
- the mfd gene encoding transcription-repair coupling factor, protein MELVKTKKSIFEYSFSFQEIVKSAYTKRINLSAVPDQAHSILVAEIFLSQDNKENCVVVLPTNSEAEAFYKELVSFLPLEDFFFFPGPENIPYEYTKWQEEWKRDRILSINRILTNRPAVFVTSVSAYLRLVPEKKSLTGKTIQMKLGEEYSLDDLTLKLVRLGYERVEVCEQFGQFSLKGGILDIYTPYLSQPVRMDFFGDTLDELRTFDPNTQKSIAKIDEVNITAANESVPSEDEFKAYEQFIEQFSDKKKPVLESFHIIEEHFPQVRKMAGLFQLFKSQPILLFPRPLDSKERAFGMQREYQTLFEKKNGESICLPPEKLLSFGTEWTSLTSQDSPGIQFSLLPEKNDNFECNVFKEVKSFRGKIREAKEYFDELLLEDPSRKILITSSFSAQLNRMMGLFPSEVPPKPSTEQEEPERIDFTSLSKGVQFVLSDLRRGFEATNAGLLVFTDNDLFGRQYKRKTRYKKQASRMIESFIDLKEGDYVVHVNHGVGKFVKIERTKADGRERDFLKLEYSGGDTLFVPLDQISLVQKYIGGTDSPRLDTLGKNSWKKAKDRVQTSVDQLAEELVKMYSNRLKLQGFAFPPDTIWQEEFEAAFEYEETPDQIVAIESVKQDLESERPMDRLVCGDVGYGKTEVAIRAAFKVIMAGKQVMLLTPTTILALQHFNTFQSRYENYPISIGFVSRFRSATEIKNDLKLFSEGKLDMLIGTHAILSSKVRPKNLGLLIIDEEQKFGVTHKETIKKFKNLVDVLTLTATPIPRTLHMALTGIRELSIISTPPKNRQSVETYVLEEDDTLIQEAIRKEMERQGQVFYVYNRVESIEEEANYVRSLVPEVSIGILHGQLTEDEIEETLVDFYHKKYDILVTTTIIESGIDIPNVNTLIVKRADMFGLSQLYQIRGRVGRSDRKAYAYMFYPSKSLITEVAEKRLNTIFEYQELGSGFKVAMRDLDIRGAGNLLGREQSGDIMEVGFDLYVKMLEEAISKIKGEDVKVEVRTAVNLSANFYLPDDYIADTKQKIEFYKRFEGATDLDEIAELSMEMEDRFGELPMIAKTFVELEKIRTLSSSLGFESVAEKGGEVLFKCGTYFRGEPSSIIQAINEFKGLSIHPQEPSILRYSIKEEDDSKKIAKIFSLLSFLALRTNTESKK, encoded by the coding sequence TTGGAACTTGTGAAAACTAAAAAAAGTATATTTGAATATTCATTTTCTTTTCAGGAGATTGTAAAGTCTGCCTATACAAAAAGAATCAACCTAAGCGCAGTCCCTGATCAGGCGCATTCTATTCTTGTAGCTGAGATTTTTCTCTCCCAAGACAATAAAGAAAATTGTGTTGTTGTTTTGCCAACAAATTCCGAAGCGGAAGCCTTCTATAAAGAATTGGTCAGCTTTCTTCCTTTGGAGGATTTTTTCTTTTTTCCTGGCCCAGAGAATATTCCCTACGAATATACAAAATGGCAAGAAGAGTGGAAACGCGACCGTATCCTATCGATCAATCGGATTCTGACCAATCGACCTGCAGTCTTTGTAACGTCAGTATCTGCTTATTTAAGGTTAGTCCCAGAAAAAAAGAGCCTAACAGGAAAAACCATACAGATGAAATTAGGTGAAGAGTATTCACTTGATGATTTGACCTTAAAGCTGGTTAGGCTTGGTTACGAAAGAGTTGAGGTCTGTGAACAATTTGGTCAATTCAGTTTAAAAGGCGGTATATTAGATATATACACTCCATATCTTAGCCAACCGGTTCGTATGGATTTTTTTGGGGACACACTTGATGAATTGAGGACTTTCGATCCCAATACCCAAAAGTCAATTGCAAAGATTGATGAGGTAAATATCACAGCAGCGAACGAATCGGTACCCAGCGAAGATGAGTTCAAAGCCTATGAACAATTCATTGAGCAGTTTTCAGATAAAAAGAAGCCAGTCCTAGAATCCTTTCACATTATCGAAGAGCATTTTCCGCAGGTGCGAAAAATGGCTGGTCTTTTCCAATTGTTTAAGAGCCAGCCCATCCTATTATTTCCAAGACCTCTTGATAGCAAAGAAAGAGCATTTGGAATGCAGCGAGAATACCAGACTCTCTTTGAAAAAAAGAATGGGGAAAGCATCTGCCTCCCTCCCGAAAAACTCTTATCTTTTGGAACTGAATGGACTTCTCTTACCTCTCAAGATTCGCCTGGGATTCAGTTTTCCTTATTACCAGAAAAGAACGATAATTTTGAATGCAATGTTTTCAAAGAGGTGAAGAGTTTTCGAGGAAAGATTCGAGAGGCAAAGGAATACTTCGATGAACTCTTACTAGAAGATCCCTCTCGAAAGATATTGATAACTTCTTCCTTTTCTGCCCAACTCAATCGAATGATGGGATTATTTCCATCGGAAGTCCCGCCCAAACCAAGTACAGAACAAGAAGAGCCTGAAAGGATAGATTTTACTAGCTTGTCAAAAGGAGTACAGTTTGTACTTTCTGATTTGAGAAGAGGCTTTGAGGCAACGAATGCTGGTTTGCTTGTCTTTACAGATAACGATCTTTTTGGAAGGCAATACAAAAGAAAAACCAGATATAAAAAGCAAGCTTCCCGCATGATAGAATCCTTTATTGACCTAAAGGAAGGGGATTATGTTGTACATGTTAATCATGGTGTCGGAAAGTTTGTAAAGATTGAACGAACAAAAGCAGATGGACGGGAACGAGATTTTCTAAAATTAGAATATTCTGGGGGTGATACACTTTTTGTACCTCTTGACCAAATTTCTCTCGTTCAAAAGTATATCGGAGGCACCGACTCACCTAGGTTAGATACTCTTGGTAAAAATTCTTGGAAAAAAGCAAAAGATAGGGTTCAGACAAGTGTTGACCAATTGGCAGAAGAATTGGTTAAAATGTATTCCAATCGATTGAAATTACAAGGATTTGCTTTCCCTCCAGATACCATTTGGCAAGAGGAGTTTGAGGCTGCTTTTGAATATGAGGAAACACCAGACCAAATTGTAGCCATTGAATCGGTAAAACAAGATTTAGAATCAGAACGGCCAATGGATCGTTTGGTCTGCGGAGATGTTGGCTATGGAAAAACTGAGGTTGCTATCCGAGCTGCTTTCAAAGTCATAATGGCAGGAAAGCAGGTGATGTTACTTACACCGACGACCATTTTGGCCTTACAACATTTTAATACCTTCCAATCTAGATACGAAAATTATCCTATCAGTATTGGATTTGTTTCACGATTTCGATCAGCAACAGAAATCAAAAATGATTTAAAGTTATTTTCTGAAGGTAAATTGGACATGTTGATCGGTACACATGCAATTTTATCTTCCAAGGTAAGACCAAAGAATTTAGGGCTTCTCATCATCGACGAAGAACAAAAGTTTGGTGTTACTCACAAAGAAACAATCAAAAAGTTTAAAAATCTTGTCGATGTTTTAACATTAACAGCTACCCCTATTCCGCGGACTCTTCATATGGCACTTACTGGGATTCGGGAACTTTCCATCATCTCCACACCTCCCAAAAATCGACAAAGTGTAGAAACATATGTTTTAGAAGAAGATGATACTTTAATCCAAGAAGCTATCCGTAAGGAAATGGAAAGACAAGGACAAGTATTTTATGTTTACAATCGGGTGGAAAGCATTGAGGAGGAGGCAAACTACGTACGTTCTCTTGTACCTGAGGTTTCCATTGGTATCTTACATGGTCAATTGACAGAAGATGAAATTGAAGAAACCCTTGTGGATTTTTATCACAAGAAGTATGATATCCTTGTCACGACAACCATCATTGAATCTGGAATCGACATTCCCAATGTCAATACATTGATTGTAAAACGTGCTGACATGTTCGGACTCTCTCAACTCTACCAAATCAGAGGAAGAGTGGGAAGAAGTGACCGAAAGGCATATGCTTATATGTTCTATCCATCAAAGTCTCTGATTACAGAGGTCGCAGAAAAAAGGCTAAATACCATATTCGAATACCAGGAGCTCGGTTCAGGTTTCAAAGTGGCGATGAGAGATTTGGATATCCGAGGTGCGGGGAATCTCTTAGGACGAGAGCAATCTGGCGATATCATGGAAGTGGGATTCGATCTGTACGTGAAGATGTTGGAAGAGGCGATTTCAAAAATAAAAGGTGAGGATGTAAAAGTAGAGGTCCGTACGGCGGTCAATCTATCCGCTAATTTTTACTTACCAGATGATTACATAGCCGACACGAAGCAAAAAATCGAATTTTATAAACGATTTGAGGGAGCAACCGATTTAGATGAGATCGCTGAATTGAGTATGGAAATGGAAGACCGTTTTGGAGAGCTACCCATGATCGCAAAAACTTTCGTGGAACTCGAAAAGATACGGACACTATCCTCCTCCTTGGGATTTGAGTCTGTGGCAGAAAAGGGTGGGGAGGTTCTTTTCAAATGTGGTACCTATTTTAGAGGGGAACCGAGCTCAATCATCCAAGCCATCAACGAATTTAAAGGACTGTCCATCCATCCGCAGGAGCCATCTATCCTTCGTTATTCGATAAAGGAGGAAGACGATAGCAAAAAAATTGCTAAAATCTTTAGTTTGCTCAGTTTTCTCGCCCTTCGTACAAATACTGAGTCAAAAAAATGA
- a CDS encoding lipoprotein LipL31, with product MSLTNKLTILFSLFIFVVHCGDDSAVIETLDGHKITVKDFEAQYDTALNSISRLQNIDKKTLIEFIEKSPEEVPPQFREFNLQLQKKNFYQTYRQMVMTQIVAEKKGYTSRPDVQEVLKQVQMQTIAQMYVSEEVDKKIRISDDQIKAECERLRGLDKNISNLTIDKCLQFAQTQLKGQQSREELPLVVERIKEEVTIKRNDKFDLDAYLAPKKKVEPKPEEKQ from the coding sequence ATGTCCCTAACAAACAAACTTACCATACTCTTCTCCCTTTTTATTTTTGTCGTCCACTGTGGCGACGACAGTGCCGTTATCGAAACATTGGATGGGCACAAAATTACAGTAAAGGATTTCGAAGCACAGTATGATACGGCTCTAAATTCCATCAGTCGGTTGCAAAATATCGATAAAAAAACACTCATTGAATTCATCGAAAAGAGCCCAGAAGAAGTTCCTCCACAGTTTCGGGAATTCAACCTGCAGCTCCAAAAAAAGAACTTCTACCAGACGTACCGACAAATGGTAATGACCCAAATCGTTGCTGAGAAAAAGGGTTACACTTCCAGACCAGATGTACAAGAAGTACTCAAACAAGTCCAAATGCAGACCATTGCACAGATGTATGTCTCCGAAGAAGTGGACAAAAAAATCCGCATCTCCGACGATCAAATCAAAGCGGAGTGCGAGCGTTTGCGAGGATTGGACAAGAACATAAGCAATTTAACAATTGATAAATGCCTTCAGTTTGCCCAAACACAGTTAAAAGGCCAACAGTCTCGAGAAGAACTACCCCTTGTTGTGGAACGCATCAAAGAGGAAGTTACCATTAAACGAAATGATAAATTCGATTTAGATGCATACCTTGCTCCTAAGAAGAAAGTAGAACCAAAACCAGAAGAGAAACAATAA